The proteins below are encoded in one region of Bacillus vallismortis:
- the bacD gene encoding alanine--anticapsin ligase produces the protein MERKTVLVIADLGGCPPHMFYKSAAEKYNLVSFIPRPFAITASHAALIEKYSVAVIKDKDYFQSLADFEHPDSIYWAHEDHDKPEEEVVEQIVKVAEMFGADAITTNNELFIAPMAKACERLGLRGAEVQAAENARDKNKMRDAFNKAGVKSIKNKRVTTLEDFRAALEEIGTPLILKPTYLASSIGVTLITDIETAESEFNRVNDYLKSINVPKAVTFEAPFIAEEFLQGEYGDWYQTGGYSDYISIEGIMADGEYFPIAIHDKTPQIGFTETSHITPSILDEEAKKKIVEAAKKANEGLGLENCATHTEIKLMKNREPGLIESAARFAGWNMIPNIKKVFGVDMAQLLLDVLCFGKGADLPNGLLDQEPCYLADCHLYPEHFKQNGQIPETAEDLVIEAIDIPDGLLKGDTEIVSFEAAAPGTSVDLTLFEAFNSIAAFELKGSNSQDVTDSIRHIQQHAKLTAKYVLPV, from the coding sequence ATGGAGAGAAAAACAGTATTGGTCATCGCTGATCTTGGAGGCTGCCCGCCGCATATGTTTTATAAAAGCGCTGCTGAAAAATATAACCTGGTCAGCTTTATTCCAAGACCTTTCGCAATTACAGCCTCCCATGCAGCACTGATTGAAAAATACTCGGTCGCGGTCATAAAGGATAAGGACTATTTTCAAAGCTTAGCTGATTTTGAGCACCCTGATTCCATTTATTGGGCTCATGAGGATCATGACAAGCCTGAAGAAGAGGTCGTCGAGCAAATTGTTAAGGTTGCCGAAATGTTTGGAGCAGACGCCATCACCACAAACAATGAATTATTCATTGCCCCGATGGCGAAAGCCTGTGAACGCCTTGGCCTGAGGGGTGCCGAAGTGCAAGCTGCCGAAAATGCAAGAGATAAAAATAAAATGAGAGACGCTTTTAATAAAGCGGGAGTGAAATCGATCAAAAACAAACGGGTCACAACTCTCGAAGATTTCCGTGCCGCACTTGAAGAAATCGGCACACCTCTAATCTTAAAGCCTACATACTTAGCGAGTTCAATCGGTGTTACGCTGATTACGGACATTGAGACGGCAGAATCTGAATTTAACAGAGTCAATGACTACCTAAAATCGATTAACGTGCCGAAGGCGGTCACGTTTGAAGCGCCGTTTATTGCTGAAGAATTTTTACAGGGTGAATACGGAGACTGGTATCAAACCGGAGGCTACTCCGACTATATCAGTATAGAAGGCATCATGGCGGACGGGGAGTATTTTCCGATTGCCATTCATGACAAAACGCCGCAAATCGGATTTACGGAAACCTCACATATTACGCCGTCCATATTGGATGAAGAGGCGAAAAAGAAAATTGTTGAAGCCGCCAAAAAGGCAAATGAAGGGCTTGGACTGGAAAATTGCGCAACACATACAGAAATCAAGCTAATGAAAAACAGAGAACCGGGTTTAATAGAGTCGGCAGCGAGATTCGCCGGCTGGAATATGATTCCTAATATTAAAAAAGTCTTTGGCGTTGATATGGCGCAACTATTATTAGATGTTCTTTGTTTCGGAAAAGGCGCTGATCTCCCGAACGGATTACTGGATCAAGAGCCTTGCTATCTCGCTGACTGCCATTTATACCCTGAGCATTTCAAGCAAAATGGCCAGATTCCTGAAACGGCGGAGGATTTGGTGATCGAAGCGATCGATATTCCGGACGGGCTTTTGAAGGGTGATACTGAAATCGTTTCATTTGAGGCTGCGGCACCAGGCACATCAGTGGATTTGACACTGTTTGAAGCCTTCAATTCCATTGCTGCCTTTGAACTGAAAGGCAGCAATTCGCAGGATGTGACCGATTCAATTAGACACATTCAGCAGCATGCGAAGCTGACGGCAAAGTATGTGCTGCCAGTATGA
- the bacE gene encoding bacilysin exporter BacE, with protein sequence MKQLKPNSKYLLYGQALSFMGDYCVLPALLILSTYYHDYWVTSGVIVVRSIPMVFQPFLGVLVDRLDRMKIMLWTDIIRGLIFLGLTFLPKGEYPLVFLALLFISYGSGVFFNPARLAVMSSLESDIKSINTLFAKATTISIIVGAAAGGLFLLGGSVELAVAFNGVTYLVSAFFISRIKLQFVPIQSENIKEAFHSFKEGLKEIKTNAYVLNAMFTMITMALLWGIVYSYFPIVSRFLGDGEIGNFILTFCIGFGGFIGAALVSKWGFNNNRGLTYFTVLSIVSLALFLFTPIFAVAVIAAVLFFIAMEYGEVLAKVKVQENAANQIQGRIFSVAEASIGFCISVGSMLINVFNAPVIMGLIIVIVSGLFLHTKLVNKSFLERDNKTEQKGVF encoded by the coding sequence ATGAAACAGTTAAAGCCCAACTCTAAATACTTGCTTTACGGGCAGGCGCTATCGTTTATGGGAGACTATTGTGTTCTCCCGGCCCTGCTCATTTTGTCTACATATTATCATGACTATTGGGTGACGTCTGGGGTTATCGTGGTCAGAAGCATTCCGATGGTGTTCCAGCCGTTTTTGGGGGTTCTGGTCGACAGGTTAGACAGAATGAAGATCATGCTGTGGACGGATATCATCAGGGGTTTGATCTTTTTGGGGCTCACATTTCTTCCAAAAGGAGAGTACCCGCTTGTATTTTTGGCCCTTCTGTTTATTTCTTATGGAAGCGGCGTGTTTTTTAATCCGGCCCGTCTCGCTGTCATGTCATCATTGGAGTCTGATATTAAAAGCATCAACACGTTATTCGCAAAAGCGACGACCATCTCCATTATCGTCGGGGCGGCTGCCGGAGGGCTTTTTCTGTTAGGCGGATCTGTAGAGCTTGCTGTTGCCTTCAACGGTGTGACATACCTCGTTTCGGCCTTTTTTATCAGCCGCATCAAGCTCCAATTCGTGCCGATTCAATCTGAAAACATAAAAGAGGCCTTTCATTCTTTTAAAGAAGGGCTAAAGGAAATCAAAACAAATGCTTACGTATTAAACGCTATGTTTACAATGATTACGATGGCTTTGCTGTGGGGGATTGTGTACAGTTATTTTCCAATTGTCAGCCGCTTTTTGGGTGACGGGGAAATCGGCAACTTTATTCTCACGTTTTGCATCGGCTTTGGCGGCTTCATCGGAGCGGCGCTTGTCAGCAAATGGGGTTTTAACAACAATAGAGGACTGACGTACTTTACCGTACTATCCATTGTTTCGCTGGCGCTGTTTTTATTTACGCCGATTTTCGCTGTCGCTGTCATCGCTGCTGTCCTCTTTTTCATCGCGATGGAATATGGGGAAGTGCTTGCAAAGGTGAAGGTTCAGGAGAACGCGGCGAATCAGATTCAGGGGCGCATTTTTTCGGTGGCGGAAGCGTCAATTGGATTTTGTATTTCTGTTGGTTCGATGTTAATCAATGTCTTCAATGCCCCGGTCATTATGGGACTGATAATTGTGATCGTAAGCGGATTGTTTTTGCATACGAAGCTCGTCAATAAATCGTTTTTGGAACGGGATAACAAAACGGAGCAAAAAGGAGTCTTTTAG
- a CDS encoding pyridoxal phosphate-dependent aminotransferase codes for MEITPSDVIKTLPKQEFSLVFQKVKEMEKTGVDIINLGQGNPDLPTPPHIVEALREASLNPSFHGYGPFRGYPFLKEAIAAFYKREYGVSINPETEVALFGGGKAGLYVLTQCLLNPGDIALVPNPGYPEYMSGIAMARAELHDMPLYEGNGYLPDFEKINPAVLKKAKLMFLNYPNNPTGAVADTAFYAKAAAFAKEHKIHLIHDFAYGAFEFDKKPASFLEAEDAKAVGAELYSFSKTFNMAGWRMAFAVGNEKIIQAVNEFQDHVFVGMFGGLQQAASAALSGDPEQTESLKRIYEERIDFFTEMCEKELGWKIEKPKGTFYVWAEIPKVFETSHQFSDYLLEHAHVVVTPGDIFGSNGNRHVRISMVSKQEDLREFVMRIQKLNLKFASLQEASR; via the coding sequence ATGGAAATAACACCGTCCGACGTCATCAAGACACTTCCAAAGCAAGAGTTTTCTCTCGTTTTTCAAAAGGTGAAGGAAATGGAAAAAACGGGGGTCGATATCATTAATCTCGGGCAAGGAAATCCTGACCTTCCGACTCCCCCACATATTGTGGAAGCTTTGCGTGAGGCGTCTCTGAATCCTTCATTTCACGGATACGGCCCATTCAGGGGTTACCCTTTTTTGAAGGAAGCCATCGCTGCTTTCTATAAAAGAGAATACGGAGTTTCGATCAATCCTGAAACGGAAGTTGCGCTCTTCGGGGGCGGGAAAGCCGGCTTGTATGTGCTGACACAATGCCTGCTCAATCCGGGAGACATCGCTTTGGTTCCGAATCCCGGCTATCCTGAATACATGTCAGGGATTGCGATGGCGCGAGCTGAGCTTCACGACATGCCGCTGTATGAGGGAAATGGCTATCTTCCCGATTTTGAAAAGATCAACCCCGCCGTGCTGAAAAAAGCGAAGCTCATGTTTTTAAACTATCCGAATAACCCGACGGGAGCTGTGGCGGATACGGCTTTTTATGCAAAAGCGGCAGCTTTTGCGAAAGAGCACAAGATCCACTTGATTCATGATTTTGCATATGGCGCGTTTGAATTTGATAAAAAACCGGCCAGCTTTCTTGAGGCAGAGGATGCCAAAGCTGTCGGGGCAGAGCTGTATTCATTTTCAAAAACATTTAACATGGCCGGATGGAGAATGGCGTTTGCCGTCGGGAATGAAAAGATCATTCAGGCCGTCAATGAATTTCAGGATCATGTATTTGTCGGCATGTTCGGCGGACTGCAGCAGGCGGCGAGTGCAGCACTTTCGGGAGATCCGGAGCAAACGGAATCGTTGAAACGAATCTACGAGGAACGAATTGACTTTTTTACGGAGATGTGTGAAAAAGAACTGGGCTGGAAGATAGAAAAGCCAAAAGGGACGTTTTACGTATGGGCTGAGATTCCGAAAGTGTTTGAAACATCTCATCAATTCTCCGATTACTTGCTGGAACATGCCCATGTTGTGGTCACGCCGGGCGACATATTCGGAAGCAACGGAAATAGGCATGTCAGAATATCAATGGTGTCGAAGCAGGAGGATCTGCGGGAATTTGTCATGCGGATTCAAAAGCTGAACCTAAAGTTTGCATCATTACAAGAAGCATCCCGCTAA
- the bacG gene encoding NADPH-dependent reductase BacG has product MSKRTAFIMGASQGIGKAIALKLADQHFSLVINSRNLDNIEPVKKDILAKHPDASVIVLAGDMSNQDTRAGIFHQIESQCGRLDVLINNIPGGAPDTFENCNTEDMTATFTQKTVAYIDAIKRAASLMKQNEFGRIINIVGNLWKEPGANMFTNSMMNAALVNASKNISIQLAPHNITVNCLNPGFIATDRYHQFVENVMKKNSISKQEAEAQIASGIPMKRVGSAEETAALAAFLASEEASYITGQQISADGGSMKSI; this is encoded by the coding sequence TTGTCAAAACGAACCGCGTTTATTATGGGAGCCAGTCAAGGGATCGGAAAAGCAATCGCTCTGAAGCTAGCAGACCAGCATTTTTCTCTCGTCATTAATTCACGAAACTTGGACAATATTGAGCCTGTCAAAAAAGACATTTTGGCCAAGCATCCTGATGCGAGTGTCATAGTCCTTGCGGGCGATATGTCTAACCAAGATACGAGAGCCGGCATTTTTCATCAAATCGAATCTCAGTGCGGACGGCTTGATGTTCTGATTAATAATATCCCGGGCGGCGCGCCTGACACATTCGAAAACTGCAATACAGAGGATATGACGGCCACGTTTACACAGAAAACCGTCGCCTATATTGACGCTATCAAGCGTGCCGCCTCACTGATGAAACAAAATGAGTTTGGCAGAATCATCAACATCGTCGGGAATCTTTGGAAAGAACCGGGCGCCAATATGTTCACAAACAGTATGATGAATGCTGCTTTAGTTAACGCGAGTAAAAATATTTCCATCCAGCTTGCCCCTCACAACATTACTGTCAACTGCCTGAATCCTGGTTTTATCGCTACAGACCGTTACCATCAATTTGTGGAAAATGTGATGAAAAAGAACAGCATATCCAAACAAGAAGCAGAAGCACAGATTGCCTCCGGGATTCCGATGAAACGTGTCGGATCAGCCGAAGAAACCGCGGCGCTCGCCGCGTTTCTCGCCTCTGAGGAAGCCTCCTATATCACCGGACAGCAAATTTCCGCTGATGGCGGCAGCATGAAAAGCATATAA